From Verrucomicrobiia bacterium:
CGCCAAAGAAATGAGCTACGACCAAGGTGTTCACGATCTCGTAGAGGCGGCGGGTAGGGTTCGAAAGTGGCTGCACAAAGGCAAGTTCGAGCAAACACCCGAAGGTTACCTGAAGGTCGATCCTATAGATACGTCTGATTATGATTATCCCGGCTGCATAATAGGCGAGGTAGAGATCCGGTTCGTAGACACAAGCGGCTATAGCGTAAGGCTAGGTGGCATAGGGTTTAGTTCTGCCGAAGTGAACATCTCGCCCAACGAGACAGAACCACTCTACCCTAGTGACGAACGCTGGGATGCCGTGGTCGGGGCTATCGGCAGAGCAATCGTAGAGTGCCAAGGAAAGGGACAAAAATTTTCAGACGACTAACTAAAAAAACGACCCAGAAAAGGGTCGTTTCAGTTCCCGATAGTGTGAAGGTCTACATAGGTAGAGCTTCGTACACGCAGACCGCTCCGTCCTTTGAGGACAGCAATGGGCAGCCCTTGGACAATTTGACCGCATCGTCCATGCTGTCGGCACTCACGATAGAATAGCCAGTTGCAGGCGGGTTATGAACTTCCATGACACCGTCCTTATTCACGGCTTTTCCGCCCTCGGCAAAAGGATTGCCGCCGTCTACTAGCTTGTCGCCCAGTTCACCAAACCATTTGCCCCACTCCTCGGCGTTGCCACCATCAGATGCACTACCGGCGTAGTAGATGTATACGTATTTTCCCATTGTTCGCTCCTTTAACTTCCTGTTTAGGTTTATTACTTTCCCGGACTCATTCCTGCATCCTGGAAACATAGTTTTCGAACGAGGCCTGAGTGTTTCCCCATTCAGTTTGATAGTGCATAATCCAGTTCTTAAGAAGCCCCAGGGTGGTGGGGTTGAGGGCGACAAAGTTAGTCCGCCCTGCCTTTCGGCGAATAATCAGCTCGGCACGTTCAAGAGTACGGATGTGTTTATGGATAGCCGGCAGTGATAGGTCTCGACGCTGAGCAAGCTGGCTGACCGTAGCCGGCTGCAAAGACAGGTCATGCACAATACCCC
This genomic window contains:
- a CDS encoding metalloregulator ArsR/SmtB family transcription factor, with product MTISYDSPQLDAVLEALANPKRRGIVHDLSLQPATVSQLAQRRDLSLPAIHKHIRTLERAELIIRRKAGRTNFVALNPTTLGLLKNWIMHYQTEWGNTQASFENYVSRMQE